From the genome of Nocardia sp. NBC_01503, one region includes:
- a CDS encoding hydroxymethylglutaryl-CoA lyase, which produces MTAILRDVTLRDGLQLTGKVLPTERKVEIVRELLALGVPELEIGSMARPDLVPPMANTLELVAALTPEELARCWVWVATPRHVEKAAAAGVRNFQYCFSVSDSHNKANIGRTTEESLAAMPAAVEFARAVEGRIQLCLATTFTCPFEGAVDPRRVLAIACDPRAEGSSDIVLADTLGQAHPGQVSGLVSAVAAQGHWGTPEHRIVFHGHDTWGMGVANSLAALTAGAGVLDGSLGGLGGCPFAPGASGNTSSEDLLFATRPEWFTPQALATLVPISERLLAELGEPNRSRTVEGSRSEAAAFEWVIRK; this is translated from the coding sequence ATGACGGCGATCCTGCGCGATGTCACCCTGCGCGACGGTCTGCAGCTGACCGGCAAGGTGCTGCCCACCGAACGCAAGGTGGAGATCGTGCGCGAACTGCTGGCACTGGGCGTGCCGGAGCTGGAGATCGGCTCCATGGCGCGGCCGGATCTGGTGCCGCCCATGGCCAATACGCTCGAGCTGGTCGCCGCGCTCACGCCCGAGGAGCTGGCCCGCTGCTGGGTCTGGGTCGCCACGCCGCGACATGTGGAGAAGGCCGCGGCCGCCGGTGTGCGCAACTTCCAGTACTGCTTCTCGGTCTCCGATTCGCACAACAAGGCGAATATCGGGCGCACCACCGAGGAGAGCCTGGCCGCCATGCCCGCGGCCGTCGAGTTCGCGCGGGCGGTGGAGGGGCGGATTCAACTCTGTCTGGCAACGACTTTCACCTGCCCGTTCGAGGGGGCGGTGGATCCGCGGCGGGTGCTGGCCATCGCGTGCGATCCCCGGGCGGAGGGGTCGAGCGATATCGTGCTGGCCGATACGCTCGGGCAGGCACATCCCGGGCAGGTCAGCGGACTGGTGAGCGCTGTTGCCGCGCAGGGGCACTGGGGTACCCCCGAGCACCGGATCGTCTTCCACGGACATGACACCTGGGGCATGGGCGTGGCCAATTCACTGGCGGCGCTGACCGCGGGCGCAGGTGTCCTTGACGGGTCACTGGGCGGATTGGGCGGCTGCCCGTTCGCACCCGGCGCCTCCGGGAACACCTCGAGCGAGGATCTGCTCTTCGCCACTCGACCGGAATGGTTCACACCGCAGGCACTGGCGACGCTGGTGCCGATATCGGAGCGATTGCTGGCCGAACTCGGCGAACCGAATCGTTCCCGGACTGTCGAGGGAAGTCGCTCCGAAGCCGCAGCTTTCGAATGGGTTATTCGCAAATAG
- a CDS encoding CaiB/BaiF CoA transferase family protein has protein sequence MEIRPLDGVRVLELGNYVAAPTAGRILGDFGAEVIKVERPKTGDELRNWRLYGGDTSMLYRTVNRNKKSITLDLRTEAGRAIVLDLIAHCDVLLENFRPGMLEKWGLGPEALDAANPDLVITRISAYGQTGPLSQRPGFAAVAEAVGGLRELVGDPDRPPVRVGVSIGDSIAGIYAAFGTVMALFQRERADDRVPLPQRIIDVALNESILSVMESLVPDYLAYGINRERVGGRMEGIAPSNAYPCGDGFSIIIGGNGDAIFQRYMQVIDRPDLAADPELQDNAGRWRNRDRLDESIAEWTRRHTRDEALRLLEAAAIPCGPIYTAADIVADEQYKARNMIQHFPVDVGEPEPKQVGFTGIVPVIGNRSLPIRNVGPDLGEHTREILSGLLGMSDTEIDALAAR, from the coding sequence ATGGAGATTCGGCCGCTCGACGGGGTGCGGGTTCTGGAGTTGGGCAACTACGTGGCCGCGCCGACGGCGGGGCGCATACTCGGCGACTTCGGGGCCGAGGTCATCAAGGTGGAGCGGCCGAAAACCGGTGACGAACTGCGGAATTGGCGGCTCTACGGTGGCGACACCTCGATGCTGTACCGGACCGTGAACCGGAACAAGAAGTCGATCACCCTCGATCTGCGCACCGAGGCCGGGCGCGCGATCGTGCTGGACCTGATCGCGCACTGCGATGTCCTGCTGGAGAACTTCCGCCCCGGCATGCTGGAGAAGTGGGGACTGGGACCGGAGGCGCTCGATGCGGCCAATCCGGATCTGGTGATCACCCGCATCTCCGCGTACGGGCAGACCGGACCGCTGTCACAGCGACCGGGATTCGCGGCCGTCGCCGAGGCCGTGGGCGGTTTGCGGGAACTCGTCGGCGATCCGGATCGGCCGCCGGTGCGCGTGGGCGTCTCCATCGGCGATTCGATCGCGGGCATCTACGCCGCCTTCGGCACGGTGATGGCATTGTTCCAGCGCGAGCGTGCCGATGATCGAGTTCCCCTGCCGCAGCGCATTATCGACGTGGCATTGAACGAATCCATCCTCTCGGTGATGGAGTCGCTCGTCCCGGATTATCTGGCCTACGGCATCAATCGCGAACGGGTCGGCGGGCGAATGGAGGGCATCGCCCCCAGCAACGCGTACCCGTGCGGTGACGGCTTCAGCATTATCATCGGCGGCAATGGCGATGCCATCTTCCAGCGCTATATGCAGGTCATCGACCGCCCCGATCTCGCGGCCGACCCTGAGCTGCAAGACAATGCGGGCCGCTGGCGCAATCGCGATCGCCTGGACGAGTCCATCGCCGAATGGACTCGGCGGCACACTCGCGATGAAGCCCTGCGACTTCTCGAGGCCGCCGCCATCCCCTGCGGCCCCATCTACACCGCCGCCGATATCGTCGCCGATGAACAGTACAAAGCGCGCAATATGATTCAGCACTTCCCGGTGGATGTGGGCGAACCCGAACCCAAACAGGTCGGCTTCACCGGCATCGTCCCGGTGATCGGGAACCGGTCCCTGCCCATCCGCAATGTCGGCCCCGATCTGGGCGAGCACACCCGCGAAATCCTCTCCGGGCTGCTCGGAATGTCCGATACCGAGATCGATGCGCTGGCGGCCCGATGA
- a CDS encoding serine/threonine-protein kinase — protein MLRSGETFAGYLIERELGRGGMGSVYLARHPRLPRLVAIKLLSAELFGDSEVRARFEREGDVVARLDHPNIVPLFDRGFDDDRMWIAMRYIDGIDASMLESANLPPRQAVRIIGETGKALDFAHRKGVLHRDVKPANILIERVDGDERIFLADFGIARLRDENTKLTQTGSFTATLAYAAPEQLSGQPLDHRCDQYSLACTLFRLLTGTVPFDAQHPIAIMRGHLDQPPPPVSSLRPGLPPALDAVMAKAMAKHPTARFDSCTAFATAAQQALDGMPAQTSGARHPMAGQPAPGPTGGRFPRAVSNTPPTPFATQGMAGAAQGRGAMPPGMSGAAQGRGVVPPAQGKPYAAAGSSGQFPVHPNPAPGASYSATGRTGAASSATARPSAGVAPQGKRPVTKAATSRADSKTRGKKVFPPPPKKPKKKSRTRGCLLWLVGIILIPLLLVAVILVAIDQARSTGTSNSPAVTPPPAPAHTTTEEYYDTTTEPEPEPSGGTASATPEYTTTAAPAPVFPFGLH, from the coding sequence GTGCTGCGCAGCGGAGAGACGTTCGCGGGTTACCTGATCGAACGTGAGCTCGGCCGTGGCGGTATGGGGTCGGTGTATCTGGCCCGGCATCCCAGGTTGCCGCGACTGGTGGCGATCAAACTGCTCAGCGCGGAATTGTTCGGCGACAGTGAGGTTCGCGCGCGATTCGAGCGCGAAGGGGATGTGGTCGCGCGGCTGGACCATCCGAATATCGTGCCGCTCTTCGATCGCGGCTTCGATGACGACCGGATGTGGATCGCCATGCGGTACATCGACGGTATCGACGCCTCGATGCTGGAATCCGCGAATCTGCCACCGCGCCAGGCGGTTCGGATTATCGGTGAGACCGGGAAGGCTCTCGATTTCGCGCATCGCAAGGGTGTGCTGCATCGGGATGTGAAGCCCGCCAACATCCTCATCGAACGTGTCGACGGGGATGAGCGAATCTTCCTGGCGGACTTCGGTATCGCGCGCTTGCGCGATGAGAACACCAAACTCACCCAGACCGGCTCCTTCACCGCCACCCTGGCCTATGCCGCCCCCGAGCAACTCTCCGGCCAACCGCTGGACCACCGCTGCGACCAGTACTCCCTGGCCTGCACCCTGTTCCGGCTGCTCACCGGCACTGTTCCGTTCGACGCCCAGCATCCGATCGCCATCATGCGCGGTCACCTGGACCAGCCCCCGCCCCCGGTCAGCTCACTGCGCCCCGGACTCCCGCCCGCCCTCGACGCGGTCATGGCCAAAGCCATGGCCAAACACCCCACCGCCCGCTTCGACTCCTGCACCGCCTTCGCCACCGCCGCCCAGCAGGCCCTGGACGGTATGCCCGCGCAGACCTCCGGCGCGCGCCATCCGATGGCGGGTCAACCCGCGCCCGGCCCGACCGGCGGGCGGTTCCCCCGCGCTGTATCGAACACGCCCCCAACGCCATTCGCGACCCAGGGGATGGCCGGAGCGGCGCAGGGCAGGGGCGCAATGCCGCCGGGGATGTCCGGAGCGGCGCAGGGCAGGGGCGTGGTTCCGCCCGCCCAGGGGAAGCCATATGCCGCGGCGGGCAGCTCCGGCCAATTCCCGGTGCATCCCAATCCCGCTCCGGGAGCGTCCTATTCGGCAACGGGCCGGACCGGCGCCGCCTCATCGGCGACTGCCCGGCCGTCCGCGGGCGTTGCGCCGCAAGGCAAACGGCCCGTGACGAAGGCCGCCACCTCTCGTGCGGACTCCAAGACCCGGGGCAAGAAAGTCTTCCCGCCGCCGCCCAAGAAGCCGAAGAAGAAGTCGCGGACTCGCGGGTGTCTGCTGTGGCTGGTGGGGATCATTCTGATTCCGCTGCTGTTGGTGGCTGTGATCCTGGTGGCCATCGACCAGGCGCGCTCGACCGGGACGTCCAATTCGCCCGCGGTGACCCCGCCGCCCGCCCCGGCGCATACGACGACCGAGGAGTACTACGACACCACCACCGAACCGGAGCCCGAGCCATCGGGTGGGACCGCCAGCGCTACGCCGGAGTACACCACCACGGCGGCGCCCGCGCCCGTCTTCCCGTTCGGCCTGCACTGA
- a CDS encoding acyl-CoA dehydrogenase family protein, with amino-acid sequence MDFELTDEQVMLRDTVRDLLGRAYDPETRLKVTDTELGWSREVWGQLAELGVLGLPFSEEDGGVGAGPVEVMVVMEEVGRRLAPEPILDAVLVPGGLVAAAGTEAQRQRVLPALVGGDKLLAFAHAEPGTRWPAVELGTTAVPSGDGYALTGVKNPVPHGDCADELVVSAQLPGGALGLFLVAGDAQGVSRTPFRTFDGRRGAQIEFASAAAELLGDNADAQAALATVTARAQAVLCAESLGAMEEALRLTTEYLKTRKQFGVTLSKFQTLSQRAANMYVSLELARSMSLYATAAVADDVTDPVVASRARLQVGRSARHIGQEAIQMHGGIGITTEYPVSHYVARLTAVARTLGGDLEHLRVLTDRVADYTLVEF; translated from the coding sequence ATGGATTTCGAACTCACCGATGAACAGGTCATGCTGCGCGACACGGTCCGCGATCTGCTCGGCCGCGCCTACGACCCGGAGACCCGGCTCAAGGTCACCGACACCGAACTCGGCTGGAGCCGGGAGGTCTGGGGTCAGCTCGCCGAATTGGGGGTGCTGGGACTGCCTTTCAGTGAAGAGGACGGCGGCGTCGGCGCGGGTCCGGTCGAGGTCATGGTCGTCATGGAGGAGGTCGGGCGCAGGCTCGCGCCCGAGCCGATCCTCGATGCCGTGCTGGTGCCCGGCGGGCTGGTAGCGGCCGCCGGTACCGAGGCACAGCGGCAGCGGGTGCTGCCCGCGTTGGTCGGCGGCGACAAGCTGTTGGCTTTCGCGCATGCCGAGCCCGGAACGCGCTGGCCCGCAGTCGAACTCGGCACCACCGCCGTTCCGTCAGGTGACGGTTATGCGCTGACCGGTGTGAAAAACCCGGTCCCGCACGGTGATTGCGCCGATGAATTGGTGGTGAGCGCCCAGCTGCCCGGCGGTGCTCTCGGCCTCTTCCTGGTGGCGGGTGACGCGCAGGGTGTGTCTCGCACGCCTTTCCGCACCTTCGACGGACGTCGTGGCGCGCAGATCGAATTCGCCTCGGCCGCCGCTGAACTGCTCGGTGACAATGCCGACGCGCAGGCCGCGCTGGCCACGGTCACCGCGCGGGCCCAGGCCGTTCTCTGCGCCGAATCGCTCGGTGCGATGGAGGAGGCTTTGCGGCTGACCACCGAATACCTCAAGACCCGCAAGCAGTTCGGTGTCACGCTGTCGAAGTTCCAGACGCTGAGCCAGCGTGCGGCGAATATGTATGTGTCACTGGAGTTGGCGCGCAGTATGAGCCTGTACGCCACCGCCGCCGTGGCGGACGATGTCACCGATCCGGTGGTCGCGTCCCGCGCTCGACTGCAGGTGGGCCGGTCCGCCCGGCATATCGGCCAGGAGGCCATCCAGATGCACGGCGGTATCGGTATCACCACCGAGTACCCGGTGAGCCATTACGTCGCCCGGCTCACGGCCGTCGCTCGCACCCTGGGCGGCGATCTGGAGCACCTGCGCGTGCTCACCGACCGCGTGGCCGATTACACCCTGGTCGAGTTCTAA
- a CDS encoding deoxyribonuclease IV, with protein sequence MRIGAHVRLDSDPIGFADKLGADVIQMFVVDPQSWDKPTPHPLTAEIKASPIDVVVHSSYQINVASLNNRLRMPSRGAVAAQAAAAAELGAFGLVVHGGHVRKDDEIIEGILNWRKLFERQQDKGGFAVPILIENTAGGNHAMARHFDDIARLWDAVGDFGAGFCLDTCHAWAGGEELLGIVDRVKAITGRIDLVHLNSSRDSFDSGADRHANLADGTIDTELLVEVCKAVGDAPIVLETPAEGVAEDLAFLREHLG encoded by the coding sequence ATGCGCATAGGAGCACACGTTCGGCTCGACAGCGACCCCATCGGCTTCGCCGACAAGCTGGGGGCCGACGTCATCCAGATGTTCGTGGTCGATCCGCAGAGCTGGGACAAGCCCACCCCGCACCCTTTGACGGCGGAGATCAAGGCCAGCCCCATCGATGTGGTGGTGCACTCGTCGTATCAGATCAATGTGGCCAGTCTCAACAACCGGCTGCGTATGCCCTCGCGCGGCGCGGTGGCGGCGCAGGCCGCGGCGGCGGCCGAACTCGGGGCGTTCGGTCTGGTCGTACACGGCGGGCATGTCCGCAAGGACGATGAGATCATCGAGGGAATCCTGAACTGGCGCAAGCTCTTCGAACGCCAGCAGGACAAGGGCGGGTTCGCGGTGCCGATCCTCATCGAGAACACCGCGGGTGGAAATCACGCCATGGCACGACATTTCGACGATATCGCCCGGCTCTGGGATGCCGTCGGCGATTTCGGCGCGGGCTTCTGCCTGGACACCTGCCACGCCTGGGCGGGCGGTGAGGAGCTGCTCGGCATCGTCGACCGCGTCAAAGCCATCACCGGCCGCATCGACCTGGTGCACCTGAACTCCTCCCGCGATTCCTTCGACTCCGGTGCGGACCGGCACGCGAATCTCGCCGACGGCACCATCGACACCGAACTCCTGGTGGAGGTCTGCAAGGCGGTGGGCGATGCCCCGATCGTCCTGGAGACCCCCGCCGAAGGCGTCGCCGAAGACTTGGCGTTCCTCCGCGAACACCTCGGCTGA
- a CDS encoding ABC transporter ATP-binding protein → MTSNVSDPVGLAKSADAVAARATDLVKIYGSGDTQVRALDGVSADFAKGEFTAIMGPSGSGKSTLMHCLAGLDAATAGTVHIGDTNLTELSDKGMTQLRRDRIGFVFQAFNLVPTLTALENVTLPLDIAGRKADEEWLSTVLKRLGLTDRLTHRPSELSGGQQQRVACARALAGKPDIIFGDEPTGNLDSRSSGEVLSILRAAVDEFGQTVVIVTHDPRAASYADRVVFLADGRIVDELRSPTADSVLDKMKSLETSGVEAEH, encoded by the coding sequence ATGACTTCGAATGTCTCCGATCCTGTCGGGCTCGCCAAGAGCGCGGACGCAGTCGCCGCGCGGGCCACCGACCTGGTGAAGATCTACGGTTCGGGCGATACGCAGGTCCGGGCACTCGACGGGGTGTCGGCGGATTTCGCCAAGGGGGAGTTCACCGCGATCATGGGGCCTTCGGGGTCCGGTAAGTCGACTCTCATGCACTGCCTAGCCGGGCTGGACGCCGCGACGGCGGGCACCGTCCACATCGGCGATACCAACCTCACCGAACTCTCCGACAAGGGTATGACCCAGTTGCGCCGCGATCGCATCGGATTCGTCTTCCAGGCGTTCAACCTGGTGCCGACGCTGACCGCGCTCGAGAATGTCACCCTGCCGCTGGATATCGCGGGCCGCAAGGCCGATGAGGAGTGGCTGTCGACCGTGCTCAAGCGGCTCGGTCTCACCGATCGTCTGACGCACCGGCCCAGTGAGCTGTCCGGCGGTCAGCAGCAGCGGGTGGCGTGTGCCCGCGCGCTCGCGGGTAAGCCGGACATCATCTTCGGTGACGAGCCGACCGGCAATCTGGATTCGCGCTCCTCGGGTGAGGTGCTCTCGATTCTGCGGGCCGCGGTGGACGAATTCGGGCAGACCGTGGTCATCGTGACCCACGATCCGCGCGCGGCTTCGTACGCCGATCGTGTGGTGTTCCTGGCCGACGGCCGGATTGTCGATGAATTGCGTTCGCCGACCGCCGATTCCGTACTCGACAAGATGAAGTCGCTGGAGACCAGTGGCGTGGAGGCGGAGCACTGA
- a CDS encoding ABC transporter permease gives MAGSPMRKVALRNLAAHKVRLFLTLLSVVLGTAFIAGSFVFTDTLQSSFDDIFANQAKGVDVRVSPKERQSLGIPNETVDKITAMDGVRAVAPGINGPVVLLKDGKAVQTGGAPTFGTSYLPPDKAVAEPDKFIDGVPPSRSGQIAINKGGADRADLHVGDTTKVLIPSKGNIDVTVSGIYDLAGNTGGFINLYFDDAQARQLFTDGAHVAFVDIAAKPGVQADDLRDRIAKAYPDYKVQDGDQVREDMKKQIGDALKFINYFLLAFGAIALIVGTFIIYNTFSMLVAQRLRELALLRAVGASRRQVGQSVVGEALIIGIIGSALGLAAGVGLAFGLSALLNAFDLGLPTGSMSLRPRTVLVAIGVGVIVTVVSAYAPARRAATIPPIEAMRSELGSANESTRIRTAFGAVLTVAGGVLVVLGARHTGGNAALTVGIGALALIFAVLLASPALSRPVVKGLGFLVRPFGAVGTMARNNALRNPRRTAATAFALTLGLMLVTAIGMLGSSAKASISEVVDKGVKADFILQGPTNSLVGVPLAAGPAVQKVPGVQDVVQFHGVTFKAGDDQLLGTVPEGPLDKVLTYDLVQGNGNLGDNGIMLSETEAADRNWHVGQKVDITSLDKKNYQVEVVGIYKDTQLLGPLVAPLALYNQVMPVSFRTNFIVLITAQPGTDLQTLRTGLEKSVEPWAVVQVQDREDFKGAQGKQINTMLAILYGLLALAVVIAILGIVNTLALSVVERRREIGMLRAVGMQRPQVRRTIYLESMLIAVFGAVVGVALGLVLGVGFLRTLKDLGLATITVPWGQIVLMVLSSGVVGVLAALWPAVRAARTPPLAAIADV, from the coding sequence ATGGCCGGTAGTCCCATGCGCAAGGTCGCCTTGCGCAATCTCGCCGCGCATAAGGTGCGTTTGTTTCTCACCCTGCTGTCGGTGGTGCTCGGAACAGCCTTCATCGCAGGGTCTTTCGTCTTCACCGATACCCTGCAGAGCTCTTTCGACGACATCTTCGCCAATCAGGCCAAGGGCGTCGATGTGCGGGTGAGTCCGAAAGAACGCCAGTCCCTGGGCATTCCGAACGAGACCGTCGACAAGATCACCGCCATGGACGGCGTGCGCGCGGTCGCGCCCGGTATCAACGGCCCGGTGGTGCTGCTCAAGGACGGTAAGGCCGTACAGACCGGCGGCGCACCGACTTTCGGCACCTCCTACCTGCCGCCGGACAAGGCCGTCGCCGAACCGGACAAGTTCATCGACGGGGTGCCGCCGAGTCGGTCCGGGCAGATCGCCATCAACAAGGGCGGCGCCGATCGGGCCGACCTGCATGTCGGCGACACCACCAAGGTGCTCATCCCGTCCAAGGGCAATATCGATGTCACCGTCTCGGGCATCTACGATCTGGCCGGCAATACCGGCGGCTTCATCAATCTGTACTTCGACGACGCGCAGGCCCGGCAGCTGTTCACCGACGGCGCGCATGTCGCCTTCGTCGATATCGCCGCCAAACCCGGTGTGCAAGCCGATGATCTGCGCGACCGGATCGCCAAGGCGTACCCGGATTACAAGGTGCAGGACGGCGATCAGGTCCGCGAGGACATGAAGAAGCAGATCGGCGACGCGCTCAAATTCATCAACTACTTCCTGCTCGCCTTCGGCGCCATCGCGCTGATCGTCGGCACCTTCATCATCTACAACACCTTCTCCATGCTTGTCGCACAGCGACTTCGGGAGTTGGCGCTGCTGCGCGCGGTCGGCGCATCCCGTCGGCAGGTGGGGCAGTCGGTGGTCGGCGAGGCGCTGATCATCGGAATCATCGGCAGCGCACTGGGTCTCGCGGCCGGTGTGGGTTTGGCCTTCGGATTGTCGGCGCTGCTCAATGCCTTCGATCTGGGCCTGCCGACCGGTTCCATGTCGTTGCGGCCGCGCACCGTGCTGGTGGCGATCGGCGTCGGTGTCATAGTCACGGTGGTCAGCGCGTACGCACCGGCGCGCCGGGCGGCCACCATTCCGCCGATCGAGGCGATGCGCTCCGAACTCGGCTCGGCCAACGAATCCACCCGTATCCGAACGGCTTTCGGCGCGGTGCTGACCGTGGCCGGTGGTGTGCTGGTGGTGCTCGGCGCCCGGCATACCGGCGGTAATGCCGCGCTCACCGTCGGAATCGGCGCGCTGGCACTGATTTTCGCGGTGCTGTTGGCCTCCCCGGCGCTCTCGCGCCCGGTGGTGAAGGGGCTCGGTTTCCTGGTGCGACCGTTCGGAGCGGTCGGCACGATGGCGCGCAACAACGCGCTGCGCAATCCGCGGCGCACCGCGGCGACGGCCTTCGCGCTCACGCTCGGGCTCATGCTGGTGACCGCCATCGGCATGCTCGGCTCCTCGGCCAAGGCCAGTATCAGCGAGGTGGTGGACAAGGGCGTCAAGGCCGACTTCATCCTGCAGGGTCCGACCAACAGCCTGGTCGGCGTCCCACTGGCCGCCGGGCCCGCCGTACAGAAGGTGCCGGGCGTACAGGATGTGGTGCAGTTCCACGGCGTCACCTTCAAGGCCGGTGACGATCAGCTGCTCGGCACCGTGCCCGAGGGTCCGCTGGACAAGGTGCTGACCTACGACCTGGTGCAGGGCAATGGCAATCTCGGCGACAACGGCATCATGCTCTCGGAAACCGAAGCCGCCGACCGTAATTGGCATGTCGGTCAGAAGGTCGACATCACCAGCCTGGACAAGAAGAACTACCAGGTCGAGGTGGTCGGCATCTACAAGGACACCCAGCTGCTCGGCCCGCTGGTCGCGCCGCTGGCGCTGTACAACCAGGTGATGCCGGTCAGCTTCCGCACCAACTTCATCGTGCTCATCACCGCGCAGCCGGGCACCGATCTGCAGACCCTGCGGACCGGCCTGGAGAAGTCGGTGGAGCCGTGGGCGGTGGTTCAGGTGCAGGACCGTGAGGACTTCAAGGGCGCACAGGGCAAGCAGATCAACACCATGCTCGCGATTCTGTACGGCCTGCTGGCGCTCGCGGTGGTGATCGCCATCCTCGGCATTGTGAACACCCTGGCACTGTCGGTGGTGGAGCGCCGCCGGGAGATCGGCATGCTGCGCGCGGTGGGTATGCAACGTCCGCAGGTGCGGCGCACCATCTATCTGGAGTCCATGCTCATCGCGGTCTTCGGTGCGGTGGTCGGCGTGGCGCTGGGGCTGGTGCTCGGCGTCGGATTCCTGCGCACGCTCAAGGATCTCGGGCTGGCCACCATTACCGTGCCGTGGGGTCAGATCGTGCTCATGGTGTTGAGCTCGGGTGTGGTCGGTGTACTCGCGGCGCTGTGGCCCGCGGTGCGTGCGGCGCGCACGCCACCGCTGGCGGCCATCGCCGACGTGTAA
- a CDS encoding serine/threonine protein kinase, with amino-acid sequence MLSSGDVFAEYVIERQLGRGGMGSVYLAKHPRLPRLTALKLLNREMVFDKEVRARFEREADLVAQLDHHNIVTVYDRGLEDGQLWISMQYIDGVDASSVNPQTLPPERAVQIVSETADALDYAHRNEVLHRDVKPANILLARSTGGKGERVYLTDFGIARLRDDSGQNLTQTGTFTATLAYASPEQLTGSTLDGRSDQYSLACTLFWLLTGSGPFSATNPAAVIQGHLQQPPPPLSSARPGLPQALDMVLNKAMAKRPDDRFHSCADFAAAAKQALSGASSPAMPLVNPRTAPPMPTYTQGQNPTMGQMGMPMTGGPQPTANAPMYTGGRHTAAPAPVVPNPYAAQGNTAASAPQPLYGQQPPNRPTNQYTSPPQYNASQPQFNTSGPQYNYGGPPPGQPPGMGGQRPPQPPKKSNTGLIIGIIAGVVVLVIVAVIGLAALGSTSDDTKTTAGGGSTAKSAPASATTSVASGSDKPVDSSAISTEFSRLVPATKDGDTGYNGATCWLADPKSPPDKSDGEPDFGDWAVQWRCFGGGNNGDPFYRIYAYSSAAKAQSVVSGLHPDKKTSDSSGGKAYTNYQFTGSDRPRMVTAFTGDSNRGQYLMYTDGVVGSIDEVLTWWRSAPLN; translated from the coding sequence ATGCTGTCCAGCGGTGATGTGTTTGCGGAATACGTTATCGAGCGGCAGCTGGGGCGCGGGGGCATGGGCTCGGTGTATCTGGCCAAGCACCCCCGGTTGCCCCGGCTGACGGCGCTCAAGCTGTTGAACCGGGAGATGGTGTTCGACAAGGAGGTTCGCGCGCGCTTCGAGCGCGAGGCGGACCTTGTCGCGCAGCTGGATCACCACAATATCGTCACCGTCTACGACCGCGGGCTCGAGGACGGGCAGCTCTGGATCTCCATGCAGTACATCGACGGTGTCGATGCCTCCAGCGTGAATCCGCAGACGCTGCCCCCCGAGCGGGCCGTGCAGATCGTCTCCGAGACCGCCGACGCGCTGGATTACGCGCACCGCAACGAGGTGCTGCACCGGGATGTCAAGCCCGCCAACATTCTGCTGGCGCGCTCCACCGGCGGTAAGGGTGAGCGTGTCTACCTCACCGACTTCGGTATCGCCCGGTTGCGCGATGACAGCGGTCAGAACCTGACCCAGACCGGAACCTTCACCGCGACACTGGCGTACGCCTCGCCGGAGCAGTTGACCGGTTCCACACTGGACGGTCGCTCCGATCAGTATTCGCTGGCCTGCACGCTCTTCTGGCTGCTCACCGGTTCCGGGCCGTTCTCGGCGACCAATCCGGCGGCGGTGATTCAGGGACATCTGCAGCAGCCGCCCCCGCCGTTGAGCAGCGCCCGCCCCGGCCTGCCCCAGGCGCTGGACATGGTGTTGAACAAGGCCATGGCCAAGCGTCCGGACGACCGTTTCCACAGCTGCGCCGATTTCGCCGCCGCCGCCAAGCAGGCGCTCTCCGGGGCGAGCTCACCCGCCATGCCGCTGGTGAATCCGCGCACCGCACCGCCGATGCCCACGTACACGCAGGGGCAGAATCCGACCATGGGGCAGATGGGTATGCCCATGACCGGCGGGCCGCAGCCCACCGCGAACGCCCCGATGTACACCGGTGGCCGGCATACCGCCGCCCCCGCCCCGGTCGTACCCAACCCCTATGCGGCGCAGGGCAATACCGCGGCCTCCGCACCGCAGCCGCTGTACGGGCAGCAGCCGCCGAATCGGCCGACGAACCAGTACACCAGCCCGCCGCAGTACAACGCGAGCCAGCCGCAGTTCAACACCAGCGGGCCGCAGTACAACTACGGCGGCCCGCCGCCCGGACAGCCGCCGGGTATGGGTGGGCAGCGGCCGCCGCAGCCGCCGAAGAAATCCAATACCGGATTGATCATCGGCATCATCGCCGGTGTGGTGGTGCTGGTCATCGTCGCCGTCATCGGGCTGGCCGCGCTGGGCAGTACGAGCGATGACACCAAGACCACCGCCGGCGGCGGCAGTACCGCCAAATCCGCGCCCGCGTCGGCGACCACCTCGGTCGCCTCGGGTTCGGACAAGCCCGTGGACTCCTCGGCGATCAGCACGGAATTCTCCCGCCTGGTGCCCGCCACCAAGGACGGCGATACCGGCTACAACGGCGCCACCTGCTGGCTCGCCGACCCCAAGAGCCCGCCGGACAAGTCCGACGGCGAACCCGATTTCGGTGACTGGGCGGTGCAGTGGCGCTGCTTCGGCGGCGGCAACAACGGTGACCCGTTCTACCGGATCTACGCGTACTCCTCCGCCGCCAAGGCGCAGTCGGTGGTCAGCGGACTGCACCCGGACAAGAAGACCTCCGACAGCAGCGGCGGCAAGGCGTACACGAACTACCAGTTCACCGGTAGCGACCGCCCGCGCATGGTCACGGCCTTCACCGGCGACTCCAATCGCGGCCAATACCTGATGTACACCGACGGCGTCGTCGGCAGCATCGACGAAGTGCTGACTTGGTGGCGTTCGGCTCCGCTCAACTAA